The following coding sequences lie in one Lelliottia jeotgali genomic window:
- a CDS encoding Starvation sensing protein RspA, with product MKIVGAEVFVTCPGRNFVTLKITTDDGIVGLGDATLNGRELSVASYLKDHLCPQLIGRDAHRIEDIWQFFYKGAYWRRGPVTMSAISAVDMALWDIKAKAAGMPLYQLLGGASREGVMVYCHTTGHTIDDVLEDYARHKEQGFKAIRVQCGVPGMKTTYGMSKGKGLAYEPATKGHWPDEQLWSTEKYLDFTPKLFDAVRNQFGFNEHLLHDMHHRLTPIEAARFGKSIEAFRMFWMEDPTPAENQECFRLIRQHTVTPIAVGEVFNSIWDCKQLIEEQLIDYIRTTITHAGGITGMRRIADFASLYQVRTGSHGPSDLSPICHAAALHFDLWVPNFGVQEYMGYSEQMLEVFPHSWSFDNGYMHPGEKAGLGIEFDEKLAAKYPYDPAYLPVARLEDGTLWNW from the coding sequence ATGAAAATTGTCGGGGCCGAAGTCTTTGTTACCTGCCCAGGGCGTAATTTTGTCACGCTTAAAATCACCACTGACGACGGGATCGTCGGCCTGGGTGATGCCACCTTAAACGGACGCGAGCTGTCCGTTGCCTCTTATCTAAAAGATCATCTCTGTCCGCAGTTGATTGGCCGCGATGCCCATCGCATCGAAGACATCTGGCAGTTCTTCTATAAAGGCGCGTACTGGCGGCGCGGACCGGTCACGATGTCGGCCATTTCTGCCGTCGATATGGCGCTGTGGGATATCAAAGCCAAAGCCGCCGGAATGCCGCTTTATCAGCTTTTGGGCGGAGCATCGCGTGAAGGTGTCATGGTTTATTGCCACACCACCGGCCACACGATTGACGATGTTCTGGAAGATTACGCCCGTCATAAAGAACAGGGATTCAAAGCCATCCGCGTGCAATGCGGCGTTCCGGGCATGAAAACCACTTACGGCATGTCGAAAGGCAAAGGGCTGGCGTATGAACCAGCGACCAAAGGCCACTGGCCGGACGAGCAGCTGTGGTCGACGGAAAAATACCTCGATTTCACGCCAAAACTGTTCGACGCCGTGCGCAACCAGTTTGGCTTTAACGAACATCTGCTCCACGACATGCACCACCGCCTGACACCGATTGAGGCAGCGCGGTTTGGTAAAAGCATTGAAGCGTTCCGCATGTTCTGGATGGAAGATCCGACGCCTGCTGAAAACCAGGAATGCTTCCGCCTGATTCGCCAACATACCGTTACGCCGATTGCTGTCGGGGAAGTTTTCAACAGCATCTGGGACTGCAAACAGCTGATCGAAGAACAGCTTATCGATTACATCCGCACTACCATCACCCATGCGGGCGGGATCACCGGTATGCGGCGGATTGCTGATTTCGCCTCACTCTACCAGGTCCGCACCGGTTCACACGGTCCATCGGATCTGTCGCCGATTTGCCATGCCGCCGCGCTGCATTTCGATCTGTGGGTGCCAAACTTCGGTGTGCAGGAATACATGGGTTATTCCGAGCAAATGCTGGAGGTTTTCCCGCACAGCTGGAGCTTCGACAACGGCTACATGCATCCGGGTGAAAAGGCGGGGCTGGGCATTGAATTCGACGAGAAACTGGCCGCGAAATATCCGTACGACCCGGCGTATCTGCCTGTCGCCCGCCTTGAAGATGGCACCCTATGGAACTGGTAA
- a CDS encoding D-mannonate oxidoreductase, whose amino-acid sequence MNNKLLNAKASLPAYDRNKLVPRIVHLGFGAFHRAHQAVYTDILAAEHGSDWGYTEVNLIGGEQQIADLKAQDNLYTVAEMSANAWTARVVGVVKNALHAQVDGLETVLAAMCEPQVAIVSLTITEKGYCHAPATGQLMLDNPLIAADLQNPHQPKSAPGVVVEALARRKAAGLPAFSVMSCDNMPENGHVMRNVTCAYARAVNSELADWIEANVTFPSTMVDRIVPAVTPETLDKIEQLTGVRDPAGVACEPFRQWVVEDNFVAGRPEWEKAGAELVADVIPFEEMKLRMLNGSHSFLAYLGYLAGYQHINDCMEDEYYRQAAHALMLNEQAPTLKVKGVDLGRYADLLIARYSNPALRHRTWQIAMDGSQKLPQRMLDSVRWHLAHQRSFPLLALGVAGWMRYVGGVDESGNAIEVCDPLLSTLQAAVKGSAEGESRVKALLGIEAIFGNELPLEARFVDAVMGAYKMLLEQGAKATVAQTLASK is encoded by the coding sequence ATGAATAATAAATTGTTGAATGCCAAAGCGTCACTTCCTGCCTACGACCGTAACAAGCTAGTGCCACGCATCGTGCACCTCGGTTTCGGCGCGTTCCATCGTGCTCATCAGGCCGTTTACACGGATATCCTCGCGGCTGAGCACGGCAGCGACTGGGGTTACACCGAAGTGAACCTGATTGGCGGCGAACAGCAAATTGCCGATCTCAAGGCCCAGGATAATCTCTACACCGTGGCGGAAATGTCCGCCAACGCCTGGACAGCTCGCGTCGTCGGTGTCGTCAAAAATGCGCTTCATGCGCAGGTTGATGGTCTGGAGACCGTGCTGGCTGCCATGTGCGAGCCGCAGGTGGCGATTGTTTCGCTGACCATCACCGAAAAAGGTTACTGCCATGCGCCTGCGACCGGGCAACTTATGCTCGATAACCCGCTGATCGCCGCCGATCTGCAAAATCCGCATCAGCCAAAATCTGCGCCGGGCGTGGTGGTAGAAGCGCTGGCGCGTCGTAAAGCGGCGGGTTTACCGGCTTTCAGCGTCATGTCTTGCGACAACATGCCGGAAAACGGCCATGTCATGCGTAACGTCACCTGCGCGTACGCGCGAGCGGTAAACAGCGAACTGGCAGACTGGATTGAAGCGAACGTCACGTTCCCGTCGACAATGGTCGATCGTATTGTGCCGGCAGTGACGCCGGAAACGCTGGATAAAATCGAACAGTTAACTGGCGTGCGCGATCCTGCGGGCGTGGCCTGCGAACCATTCCGTCAGTGGGTAGTAGAAGATAACTTTGTTGCCGGGCGTCCTGAGTGGGAAAAAGCAGGCGCAGAGCTGGTGGCAGATGTGATTCCGTTTGAAGAGATGAAGCTGCGTATGCTTAACGGCAGCCACTCTTTCCTGGCGTATCTCGGCTATCTGGCGGGTTATCAGCACATCAACGACTGCATGGAAGACGAATATTATCGTCAGGCCGCTCATGCGCTGATGCTCAATGAACAAGCGCCAACCCTGAAGGTAAAAGGTGTTGATCTGGGTCGTTATGCCGATCTGCTGATTGCGCGCTACAGCAATCCGGCGCTGCGTCATCGCACCTGGCAAATCGCGATGGACGGCAGCCAGAAGTTACCGCAGCGTATGCTCGATTCTGTGCGCTGGCATCTGGCGCATCAGCGCAGTTTCCCGCTGCTGGCGCTGGGCGTAGCAGGCTGGATGCGTTATGTCGGCGGCGTGGATGAAAGTGGAAACGCGATCGAAGTCTGCGATCCGCTGCTGTCCACCCTTCAGGCGGCGGTCAAGGGTAGTGCCGAAGGCGAAAGCCGGGTGAAAGCGCTGTTGGGTATCGAGGCGATTTTCGGTAACGAATTACCGCTGGAAGCCCGCTTTGTGGATGCGGTGATGGGCGCGTATAAAATGTTGCTGGAGCAGGGCGCGAAAGCGACGGTGGCACAAACTCTCGCTTCGAAATAA
- a CDS encoding Zn-dependent oxidoreductase: MKSIVIQKPNALLIDERPLPVPGNGEVRVKITLAGICGSDSHIYRGHNPFAKYPRVIGHEFFGVIDALGEGVEENRIGQRVSVDPVISCGHCYPCSVGKPNVCTTLVVLGVHRDGGFSEYAVVPAKNAWHIPDTIPDKHAVMVEPFTIAANVTGHVRPTEQDVALIYGAGPMGLVTVQALKGVYKVKQVIVVDRIDERLEMAKRSGADWTFNNAEQSLQAALEEKGIKPTLIVDAACHPSILQEAITLASPGARIVLMGFSSDPSQIVQQGITGKELSIFSSRLNANKFPVVIDWLEKGLIDPDKLITHFFDYHHVTDAIELFEKDQRQCCKVLLTFGQ; the protein is encoded by the coding sequence ATGAAAAGTATTGTGATTCAAAAACCGAATGCGCTGCTGATTGATGAGCGTCCATTACCTGTACCGGGCAACGGCGAAGTGCGGGTCAAAATAACCCTCGCGGGTATTTGCGGTTCCGACAGCCATATCTATCGCGGCCATAACCCGTTTGCCAAATACCCGCGCGTGATAGGGCATGAGTTCTTCGGTGTGATTGACGCGCTCGGTGAAGGCGTTGAAGAAAATCGTATCGGGCAGCGCGTTTCCGTCGATCCGGTGATCAGCTGCGGGCACTGCTATCCGTGCTCGGTAGGGAAACCCAACGTCTGCACAACGCTGGTGGTGCTGGGCGTGCATCGTGACGGCGGCTTTAGCGAATATGCGGTGGTTCCGGCGAAAAATGCCTGGCACATCCCAGATACGATCCCCGATAAACACGCGGTAATGGTGGAGCCTTTCACGATTGCGGCCAACGTCACCGGGCACGTTCGGCCCACGGAGCAGGATGTTGCCCTGATTTACGGCGCGGGTCCGATGGGGCTGGTGACCGTGCAGGCGTTGAAAGGCGTTTATAAGGTGAAGCAAGTGATAGTGGTCGACAGGATTGACGAACGGCTGGAGATGGCGAAACGCAGCGGCGCTGACTGGACGTTCAACAACGCAGAACAGTCGCTTCAGGCAGCGCTGGAAGAAAAGGGCATCAAACCAACGTTAATTGTTGATGCGGCCTGCCATCCGTCGATTCTTCAGGAAGCGATTACCCTCGCTTCTCCCGGCGCGCGCATTGTGCTGATGGGCTTCTCCAGCGACCCGAGCCAGATTGTGCAGCAGGGAATCACCGGCAAAGAACTGTCGATTTTCTCTTCTCGCCTGAACGCCAACAAATTTCCGGTGGTGATCGACTGGCTGGAAAAGGGGCTGATCGACCCAGACAAACTGATCACCCACTTCTTTGACTATCACCACGTCACTGACGCCATCGAACTGTTTGAGAAAGACCAGCGGCAGTGCTGCAAAGTCCTCCTCACGTTCGGCCAATAA
- a CDS encoding MFS transporter, with amino-acid sequence MTQAQPQRTTSDLVKAAVSGWLGTALEFMDFQLYSLGAALVFHEIFFPEQSAAMALILAMGTYGAGYIARIVGAFIFGKMGDRIGRKKVLFITITMMGICTTLIGVLPTYAQIGIFAPVLLVTLRIIQGLGAGAEISGAGTMLAEYAPKGKRGIISSLVAMGTNCGTLSATAIWAVMFFVLDREDLIAWGWRVPFLASVVVMIFAIWLRMNLKESPVFEKVNDESGPVVTAEETSLGAMFKSKSFWLATGLRFGQAGNSGLIQTFLAGYLVQTLLFNKSIPTDALMISSILGFISIPLLGWLSDKVGRRLPYILLNISAIILAYPMLSIIVDKSYSPGVIMLSIIVIHNFAVLGLFALENITMAEMFGSRNRFTRMAISKEAGGLVAVGFGPVLAGIFCNMTGSWWPIVVMMVVYSVIGLISAVLMPEVRDRDLSLAEDAAEKAVSTVPLGHTVNQ; translated from the coding sequence ATGACTCAAGCACAACCTCAAAGAACGACGTCGGATCTGGTGAAAGCGGCTGTTTCCGGCTGGCTCGGTACCGCGCTGGAATTCATGGATTTCCAGCTCTATTCCCTGGGTGCGGCGCTGGTGTTCCATGAAATATTCTTCCCGGAACAGTCCGCTGCAATGGCGTTGATTCTGGCGATGGGGACTTACGGCGCAGGCTATATTGCGCGTATCGTCGGGGCGTTTATCTTCGGCAAAATGGGCGATCGTATCGGGCGTAAAAAGGTGCTGTTTATCACCATCACCATGATGGGGATCTGTACCACGCTGATTGGCGTTCTGCCGACCTACGCGCAAATTGGCATTTTTGCGCCGGTGCTGCTGGTGACGCTGCGCATTATTCAGGGGCTGGGCGCCGGGGCAGAAATTTCTGGCGCGGGAACCATGCTGGCGGAATACGCCCCGAAGGGTAAGCGCGGAATAATTTCCTCGCTGGTGGCAATGGGAACCAATTGCGGAACCCTGAGCGCCACGGCTATCTGGGCGGTGATGTTCTTTGTGCTGGACCGTGAAGATCTTATCGCCTGGGGCTGGCGCGTGCCGTTCCTCGCCAGCGTCGTGGTGATGATCTTCGCTATCTGGCTGCGAATGAACCTTAAAGAAAGCCCGGTGTTTGAGAAGGTTAACGATGAAAGCGGCCCGGTAGTGACCGCTGAAGAAACCTCGCTCGGCGCGATGTTCAAAAGCAAATCATTCTGGCTGGCGACCGGGCTGCGTTTTGGTCAGGCGGGAAATTCAGGTTTGATTCAAACCTTCCTCGCCGGTTATCTGGTGCAGACGCTGCTGTTTAATAAAAGCATTCCGACCGATGCGCTGATGATAAGCTCGATCCTCGGGTTTATCTCCATCCCGCTGCTGGGCTGGCTGTCGGATAAAGTCGGGCGTCGTCTGCCGTATATCCTGCTCAACATCTCCGCCATTATTCTGGCGTACCCGATGCTGTCGATTATCGTTGATAAAAGCTACAGCCCCGGGGTGATCATGCTATCGATCATCGTCATCCATAACTTTGCGGTGTTGGGCCTGTTTGCGCTGGAAAACATCACTATGGCGGAGATGTTTGGCTCGCGGAACCGTTTTACCCGCATGGCGATTTCGAAAGAGGCGGGTGGTTTGGTGGCGGTCGGATTCGGCCCGGTGCTGGCGGGGATCTTCTGCAATATGACCGGTTCCTGGTGGCCAATTGTGGTGATGATGGTGGTCTATTCGGTAATCGGTCTGATATCAGCGGTGCTGATGCCGGAAGTGCGCGACCGCGATCTGAGCCTCGCGGAAGATGCCGCCGAAAAAGCGGTTTCCACCGTGCCGCTTGGCCATACGGTGAATCAGTAA